A region from the Benincasa hispida cultivar B227 chromosome 12, ASM972705v1, whole genome shotgun sequence genome encodes:
- the LOC120092483 gene encoding G-type lectin S-receptor-like serine/threonine-protein kinase At1g34300, producing the protein MSLAVALSALFLLFFPSPVTAQPPKPRNFSAFSISQSPWRPTQNLILLSPNSLFAAGFRPLPNNSNLFIFSVWYFNISTDNVVWSANRLSPVNRSAALAITATGQLRLNDGSGRNLWPSNSVSANPNSTQLILRNDGDLIYGTWESFQFPTNTILPNQTLNGTTIVSNNGKYSFVNSVNLTFGTERYWWTDNPFKNFENTGIINRDNQNPIYPSDFNSTRIRKLVVDDDGNLKIFSLNPNSPRWDVVWQAHVELCHIFDTCGPNSVCMSTGSYNSTYCVCAPGFSPDPRGGARRGCHRKLNVSSKPKFLQLDFVSFRGGVKQISLQTPNISVCQADCLKNSSCVGYTFSFDGSAQCVLQLDILSNGLWSPGMKTAAFVKVDNSETDRSNFTGMMYKLQTTCPVHISLRPPPENKDNTTRNIWIIVTIFVAELISGAVFFCAFLKRFIKYRDMARTLGLESLPAGGPKRFSYDELKIATNNFSNCVGKGGFGEVFKGELPDKRIIAVKCLKNVSGGDGDFWAEVTIIARMHHLNLLRLWGFCAEKGQRMLVYEYIANGSLDKFLFVKPPPSDSTDGEIPSLDWGIRYRIAIGVARAIAYLHEECLEWVLHRDIKPENILLDNDFCPKLSDFGLSKLKKNDETAVSMSRIRGTPGYVAPELVKLGSHSITTKADVYSFGMVLLEIVSGTRNFDTKGSTVESAFWYFPSWAFEKAFVEAKIEEVLDSRIRNQYDSGAHFAIVNRMVQTAMWCVQNQPEKRPAMGKVVKMLEGKLEIPLPEKPFIYFLSEGQEGPKLPIAAVDSKHSIDSVDFDYPQAENSSTSQSFG; encoded by the coding sequence ATGTCTCTCGCCGTCGCTCTCTCCGCCCTCTTCCTTCTCTTCTTCCCATCTCCGGTCACTGCCCAGCCTCCGAAACCCCGCAATTTTTCCGCCTTCTCTATTTCCCAGTCCCCATGGCGACCCACTCAAAATCTCATTCTCCTCTCCCCCAACTCCCTTTTCGCCGCCGGCTTCCGCCCACTACCCAACAACTCTAATCTCTTCATCTTCTCCGTTTGGTACTTCAACATCTCAACAGACAACGTCGTCTGGTCCGCCAACCGTCTTTCTCCGGTCAACCGTTCAGCGGCTCTGGCCATCACAGCCACCGGTCAGCTTCGTCTCAATGACGGCTCCGGTCGCAACCTCTGGCCTTCCAACAGCGTTTCTGCAAATCCAAATTCGACCCAATTAATCCTTCGCAATGATGGAGATTTGATTTATGGCACATGGGAGAGCTTCCAATTCCCCACCAATACTATATTGCCTAATCAGACATTGAATGGAACCACCATCGTCTCCAACAACGGCAAATATTCGTTTGTGAACTCTGTTAATTTGACGTTTGGTACAGAGAGGTACTGGTGGACTGACAACCCCTTCAAGAATTTCGAAAATACAGGAATAATCAACAGAGATAATCAAAACCCAATTTACCCTTCTGATTTTAACTCAACCCGGATCCGGAAATTGGTTGTTGACGATGATGGGAACCTCAAGATTTTCAGCTTAAATCCAAATTCCCCACGGTGGGATGTGGTTTGGCAAGCACATGTAGAGTTGTGTCATATCTTTGATACTTGTGGCCCGAATTCTGTCTGTATGAGTACTGGCAGTTACAATTCCACCTACTGTGTCTGCGCTCCCGGATTCAGCCCCGATCCTCGCGGCGGAGCACGGCGAGGATGCCACCGGAAACTCAACGTATCGAGCAAACCCAAGTTTCTTCAACTGGATTTTGTGAGTTTCAGAGGTGGGGTTAAACAAATCTCCCTGCAAACCCCAAATATTTCAGTGTGTCAAGCGGATTGCTTAAAGAATTCGAGCTGCGTGGGTTATACATTCAGCTTCGACGGCAGCGCCCAGTGTGTGCTTCAGCTAGACATTTTGTCGAACGGGTTGTGGTCGCCAGGGATGAAGACAGCTGCCTTTGTGAAGGTCGACAATTCGGAAACAGACCGGTCAAATTTCACCGGAATGATGTACAAACTCCAAACCACATGCCCAGTTCACATCAGCCTCCGGCCGCCGCCTGAAAATAAAGATAACACTACCAGGAACATATGGATAATTGTCACCATATTCGTGGCCGAACTAATTTCTGGGGCGGTTTTCTTCTGTGCATTCTTGAAGAGATTTATAAAATACAGAGACATGGCTCGCACGCTTGGTCTAGAATCACTTCCCGCCGGTGGACCAAAGCGGTTCAGCTACGACGAGCTGAAGATAGCCACCAACAACTTCTCGAACTGCGTCGGAAAAGGCGGATTCGGCGAAGTCTTCAAAGGGGAATTGCCGGACAAACGTATCATCGCCGTCAAGTGTTTGAAAAACGTCTCCGGCGGCGATGGCGACTTTTGGGCAGAGGTCACCATCATCGCCAGAATGCACCATCTCAACTTGCTCCGATTGTGGGGATTCTGCGCCGAAAAGGGTCAAAGAATGTTAGTCTACGAGTACATAGCCAATGGATCTCTCGACAAATTCCTCTTCGTCAAACCTCCGCCGTCTGATTCAACGGATGGAGAAATCCCATCGCTCGATTGGGGGATTCGTTATCGAATCGCCATTGGAGTTGCGAGAGCAATCGCGTACTTACACGAAGAATGCCTTGAATGGGTGTTACATCGAGACATAAAACCCGAAAACATCCTTCTGGACAACGATTTCTGCCCGAAACTATCGGATTTCGGGTTGTCGAAACTGAAGAAAAACGACGAGACGGCGGTGAGTATGTCTCGGATTAGAGGGACACCCGGTTACGTAGCGCCGGAGCTGGTGAAATTGGGTTCTCATTCGATAACGACGAAGGCGGATGTGTACAGTTTCGGAATGGTTCTGCTGGAGATTGTCAGCGGAACGAGGAATTTCGATACGAAAGGATCGACGGTCGAGAGCGCGTTTTGGTATTTTCCGAGCTGGGCATTCGAAAAAGCGTTTGTGGAAGCGAAGATTGAAGAAGTTTTAGACAGTCGGATCAGGAATCAGTACGACAGTGGAGCCCATTTCGCCATTGTTAACCGTATGGTGCAGACGGCGATGTGGTGCGTTCAGAACCAACCGGAGAAGAGGCCGGCGATGGGGAAAGTGGTGAAGATGTTGGAAGGGAAGTTGGAGATTCCTCTTCCAGAAAAGCCTTTCATTTACTTTCTATCAGAAGGGCAGGAAGGTCCTAAATTGCCAATAGCCGCGGTGGATTCCAAACATTCTATAGACTCTGTAGACTTTGATTATCCTCAGGCAGAAAATAGCTCAACTAGTCAAAGTTTCGGATAA